Within the Aeromicrobium sp. Root236 genome, the region CCAGTCGTCGAGCCCGGCGAGGTCGATGCGGGCGCTCAGCATCACCAGGATGTTGTCGGCGCCGGCCTCGACCGCCTCGCCCAGCTTGCGCGCCGTCGTGACGGTGATGGGCTGGCCGATCTCGTGCAGCACGATGCGGTGCCGCGCGGCGAGCAGCTGCAGGCTCGAGATGCCGGGGACCACGTCCCACTCGGCCTCGACGTTGCCCCGCGCGAGGACGCGCTCGACGATGCGGATCGTCGAGTCGTAGAACGCCGGGTCGCCCCAGACGAGGAAGCCGACGTCGCCCGGTTGCTGGAGGAGGACCTGCTCGTACGCCTCGGCACGCGCCTCGTGCCAGTCGCTCACGGCGCCGCGGTAGTCGGTGGGGTCGGCCCGGTCACGCTCCGGGTCGCGTACGGCGATGACGGTCGCGCCGAACCCGACGTGCCGGCTCAGCAGCTCACGCCGCGCGGCCAGCAACGGGTCGTCGGGGCCCTTGTCGGCGACGACGAAGTAGGCCACCGCGTGCATCGCGGCGACCGCCTCGAGCGTCACCTGGTCCGGGT harbors:
- the cobF gene encoding precorrin-6A synthase (deacetylating); amino-acid sequence: MRRIRVIGIGPGDPDQVTLEAVAAMHAVAYFVVADKGPDDPLLAARRELLSRHVGFGATVIAVRDPERDRADPTDYRGAVSDWHEARAEAYEQVLLQQPGDVGFLVWGDPAFYDSTIRIVERVLARGNVEAEWDVVPGISSLQLLAARHRIVLHEIGQPITVTTARKLGEAVEAGADNILVMLSARIDLAGLDDWHIWWGANLGTAHERLVSGRVVEVAAEVDAARAATKADAGWVMDAYLLRR